The DNA sequence CTTCCAGCTCTTCCCGTATTTTTTGATTCTGTATCTCCAACCTGATAGAAATGATATTCTTTACCATATAAATTCCTCTATTTTACGAGTACCGGTATTTTTGCCAGTATCCCGAAGTTTTTTCCGCCGCTGGTGCCTGTAGGTGGTATATGTGGATTACAATCCGGTTTGAAATATATACTTTTCTTCTCATAGGGAGCAGGATTTCCATCTACATCTTGTAAGTTAAAATGTGCAACAAAGCTATCCCATCGTTTCTCTCCATCCTTATCGCTGGATGTCCAATCCCCCATCTTATAGGGGGCATCTTTAGGATCATCTTTGTCGGTTATCCAAACGATATTGACGTTAACAGCGCCAACTACTTCCTCACAGGTACCTACATTATTACCCGGACAGGTTACTACCGGGAGAGTAAGATTCCACAGTATTTCCTTTCCCGTTTGATTTTCCCAACACTCGATAATATCTTTAAGGGCAGACGCTACTACTCCTCCAATTGTTGCCATATCTTTGCCAAGATAGATCGGTTCTGGATTTCCTTCCCCGCAAACGAGGGCTTTTACATCGTGAGCGTTCGTACCGCCCTGGCAGGGATTTTCCTGGTTAAAATCAGTCCATCCTGCGGTTTCATCATTACTCATGCGACCAACAGTACACTGGTATCTATCGTTCTGGAGAATACTATCTATACAAATAGCTATAGGCTGATAGACATCGCCTGGCTGCAATGTCCCGGCAAATCCAATATACGCCACTGCCTCCTTTTGCAAAGTAAAACCTTGATAACCGAAGACCCTGGCAAAGAAAGAAGATGCGGGGGATGATTTCCTCCTCGTTATTACCCTGACCGCATTAATGAAATCTGGATCAGCATCTAAATCTTCATCTGATCTGTTTATGAGGTCGACAGGGTCGAGGGATGCATTCGGGGTAAAGGTATTGGTAGCAAAACTCCAATGGCCTCTCTGCACGTCCCCGCCATTTCCACCCAACCAGTTAACTTCAACAGCTTTTCCTTCGCCCGTGTTTGTCGTAGCGGTATTGTATGCAATTTGGTTTGCATCCTCATTTATGGCAGCACCGTCTTTGCTATACAAAAACCTTGCGCCGGCCAATGCACCTGCATCGGCTGCGTTTTGCAGTTCGTTTTGCACCACACAGAGATGGCCTATATCAATGGCAAAGGCAGCAAAACCAATGAATGTTACCATCAAGAGTGCAACGATGATAATAGTGGCTCCCCGCTCATTTTTTAATCTTACGTATAATTGGAAACGTGTTCTCATGGTTTTTCCTTTTTAATCGGCTTAAACGGCTTGAACCGTTTAAACCGTATTAAGTCGTTCAAACCGTTTAAGCTGTTTATTCCATTCTCATTACCGTTACTGCCGATAGGGTTCGTCCTCCGGTGAGACCAGTTATAAAATTGGGGAGAAATAAAAAATCATAGTCATATGTTACGGTAACGGTAAGCTCACTTCCGGATTCTTCGCCGGTCCATTCGGGGGTGACCGTCGGTGGGCTGTTAGTTCCAAAGGTAATAAGATAATTCGAGCAATAATTATTTACTATAGCTATGATTTCATCGGCTGATACCCGATCCTCTTTCCATACTATTCCGGCACGTGCTCCTTCTCTGCTAGCATTGGTGATTACCTGTTTATCATATAAGAGTAAACTGAATTCGATAATCCCAAAAATAAGGAAAATCAATACCGGCAAAATAATGGCAAACTCTACAGCGGCTCCCCCTTTTTGGTCTCTGAATTTCTTCATAACATCACCTCATGGTTCTCTATTTCACACTAGTTTGGCCAATAGTAACACCTAGAGGATACATAGGCGGTGCTGAACGTATCTCAAAACCTTTCCGGTATTTTTCCATGATTATCAGGGCAGCATGACCATCGAGTCCATGCACTGGATCCAGATTTTTCCCGGCTTCAGGGTTTAACATCTGATTGGATTTGACAAGC is a window from the Candidatus Jettenia sp. genome containing:
- a CDS encoding pilus assembly protein TadG-related protein — its product is MRTRFQLYVRLKNERGATIIIVALLMVTFIGFAAFAIDIGHLCVVQNELQNAADAGALAGARFLYSKDGAAINEDANQIAYNTATTNTGEGKAVEVNWLGGNGGDVQRGHWSFATNTFTPNASLDPVDLINRSDEDLDADPDFINAVRVITRRKSSPASSFFARVFGYQGFTLQKEAVAYIGFAGTLQPGDVYQPIAICIDSILQNDRYQCTVGRMSNDETAGWTDFNQENPCQGGTNAHDVKALVCGEGNPEPIYLGKDMATIGGVVASALKDIIECWENQTGKEILWNLTLPVVTCPGNNVGTCEEVVGAVNVNIVWITDKDDPKDAPYKMGDWTSSDKDGEKRWDSFVAHFNLQDVDGNPAPYEKKSIYFKPDCNPHIPPTGTSGGKNFGILAKIPVLVK
- a CDS encoding pilus assembly protein; translation: MKKFRDQKGGAAVEFAIILPVLIFLIFGIIEFSLLLYDKQVITNASREGARAGIVWKEDRVSADEIIAIVNNYCSNYLITFGTNSPPTVTPEWTGEESGSELTVTVTYDYDFLFLPNFITGLTGGRTLSAVTVMRME